A window of the Pongo abelii isolate AG06213 chromosome 10, NHGRI_mPonAbe1-v2.0_pri, whole genome shotgun sequence genome harbors these coding sequences:
- the LOC100434945 gene encoding olfactory receptor 6C4: MKNRTIFGEFILLGLTNQPELQVMIFIFLFLTYMLSVLGNLTIIILTLLDPHLQTPMYFFLRNFSFLEISFTSIFIPRFLTSMTTGNKVISFAGCLTQYFFAIFLGATEFYLLASMSYDRYVAICKPLQYLTIMSSRVCMQLVFCSWLGGFLAILPPIILMSQVDFCVSNILNHYYCDYGPLMELACSDTSLLELMVILLAFVTLVVTLVLVTLSYTYIIRTILRIPSAQQRTKAFSTCSSHMIVISLSYGSCMFMYINPSAKEGGAFNKGIAVLITSVTPLLNPFIYTLRNQQVKQAFKDSVKKIVKL, encoded by the coding sequence ATGAAAAACAGAACCATCTTTGGTGAGTTTATTCTACTGGGCCTTACAAATCAACCTGAACTCCAAGTGATGATATTCATCTTTCTGTTCCTCACCTACATGCTAAGTGTCCTAGGAAATCTGACTATTATTATCCTCACCTTACTAGACCCCCACCTCCAGACCCCCATGTATTTCTTCCTCCGGAATTTCTCCTTCTTAGAAATTTCCTTCACATCCATTTTTATTCCCAGATTTCTGACCAGCATGACAACAGGAAATAAAGTTATCAGCTTTGCTGGCTGCTTGACTCAGTATTTTTTTGCTATATTTCTTGGAGCTACCGAGTTTTACCTCCTGGCGTCCATGTCTTATGATCGTTACGTGGCCATCTGCAAACCCTTGCAATACCTGACTATTATGAGCAGCAGAGTCTGCATGCAACTAGTGTTCTGCTCCTGGTTGGGGGGATTCCTAGCAATCTTACCACCAATCATCCTGATGAGCCAGGTAGATTTCTGTGTCTCCAACATTCTGAATCACTATTACTGTGACTATGGGCCTCTCATGGAGCTTGCCTGCTCAGACACAAGCCTCTTAGAACTGATGGTCATCCTCTTGGCTTTTGTGACTCTCGTGGTTACTCTGGTGCTGGTGACACTTTCTTACACATACATTATCAGGACTATTCTGAGGATCCCTTCTGCCCAGCAAAGGACAAAGGCCTTTTCCACTTGTTCCTCCCACATGATTGTCATCTCCCTCTCTTATGGCAGCTGCATGTTTATGTACATTAATCCTTCTGCAAAAGAAGGAGGTGCTTTCAACAAAGGAATAGCTGTACTCATTACTTCGGTTACTCCCTTGCTGAATCCCTTCATATATACTTTAAGAAATCAGCAAGTGAAACAAGCTTTCAAGGACTCAGTCAAAAAGATtgtgaaactttaa